From the genome of Anabrus simplex isolate iqAnaSimp1 chromosome X, ASM4041472v1, whole genome shotgun sequence, one region includes:
- the LOC137503359 gene encoding zinc finger protein 180-like — translation MRTHTGEKPYSCNVCGKSFTSKGNLAVHMRTHTDENSYICNVCGKSFIQRGKLTEHMRTHTDEKPYSCNVCGKSFIKRGKLTEHMRTHTDEKPYSCNVCGKSFIKRGKLNEHMRTHTGEKPYSCNVCGKSFSSKGDLAVHMRTHTDEKPYCCNVCGKSFRKKGHLTEHTRTHTGEKPYSCNVCSKSFIQKGTLTDHMRFHTGEKPYSCNDCGKSFIRKGILSDHICTHTGEKPYSCNVCGKSFIKRGRLSEHMRRHTGEP, via the coding sequence atgcggactcatacaggggagaagccttacagttgcaatgtctgtggcaagtcattcacaagcaaaggcaatctggccgttcatatgcggacccatacagacgagaaTTCATACatatgcaatgtctgtggcaaatcattcatacagagaggtaaactaaccgaacatatgcgaacccatacagacgagaagccatacagttgcaatgtctgtggcaaatcattcataaagagaggtaaactaaccgaacatatgcgaacccatacagacgagaagccatacagttgcaatgtctgtggcaaatcattcataaagagaggtaaactaaacgaacatatgcggactcatacaggggagaagccttacagttgcaatgtctgtggcaagtcattctcAAGCAAAGGCGATCTGGCCGtgcatatgcggacccatacagacgagaagccatactgctgcaatgtctgtggcaaatcattcagaaagaaGGGCCATCTGACCGAACATACGcgaacccatacaggcgagaagccgtacagttgcaatgtttgtagcaaatcattcatacagaaagggactttaaccgatcatatgcggttccatacaggcgagaagccttacagctgcaatgactgtggcaaatcattcatacggaaAGGCATTCTAAGTGATCATATTTgtactcatacaggcgagaagccgtacagctgtaatgtctgtggcaaatcattcataaagagaggcagactttccgaacatatgcggagacatacaggcgagccATAA